The proteins below are encoded in one region of Chaetodon trifascialis isolate fChaTrf1 chromosome 11, fChaTrf1.hap1, whole genome shotgun sequence:
- the kif1ab gene encoding kinesin-like protein KIF1A isoform X1: protein MAGASVKVAVRVRPFNSREMSKESKCIIQMSGNTTTILNPKQPKENKSFNFDYSYWSHTTPEDINYASQMQVYKDIGEEMLLHAFEGYNVCIFAYGQTGAGKSYTMMGRQEKDQQGIIPLLCEDLFTKINDSNNDNSMSYSVEVSYMEIYCERVRDLLNPKNKGNLRVREHPLMGPYVEDLSKLAVTSYNDIQDLMDSGNKARTVAATNMNETSSRSHAVFNIIFTQKKHDMETDNTSEKVSKISLVDLAGSERADSTGAKGTRLKEGANINKSLTTLGKVISALAEVDSAPNKNKKKKKVESFIPYRDSVLTWLLRENLGGNSRTAMVAALSPADINYDETLSTLRYADRAKQIRCNAVINEDPNNRLVRELKEEVARLKDLLYAQGLGDIIENLCDYKNFVNNRQAVNQRGDLSTVSNAMTGMSPSPSLSALSSRAGSISNLHDRIFSPASEEAIERLKETEKIIAELNETWEEKLRRTEAIRMDREALLAEMGVAMREDGGTVGVFSPKKTPHLVNLNEDPLMSECLLYYIKDGITKVGRENAKTRQDIVLSGHFIKDEHCTFSSTTGSQGEGCVILEPCEGAETYVNGKRVTSPIILRSGNRIIMGKSHVFRFNDPEQARMERERTPCAETPVEPVDWAFAQRELLEKQGIDMKQEMEQRLQELEDQYRKEREEASNLLEQQRLDYESKLEALQKQVDSRYLESPEEEEEPEEEVPWTARETELALWAFRKWRFYQFTSLRDLLWGNAIFLKEANAISVELKKKVQFQFVLLTDTLYSPLPPDLLPPSVAKERERRPFPRTIVAVEVQDQKNGATHYWTLEKLRQRLDLMREMYDRAAELPSSAVEDCDHALTGGDPFYDRFPWFRLVGRAFVYLSNLLYPVPLVHRVAIVSEKGEVKGFLRVAVQAISADEEAPDYGSGVRQSGTAKISFEDKQFEKFQTESCPGGLSHSNTSQEELRIVEGEGQNSEIGISADEVNNNTCPASMEPPHSPVKTSSLGLDLPLDLSPEKALSHLKIGSTFTFRVTVLQASSISAEYADIFCQFNFIHRHDEAFSTEPLKNTGRGPPLGFYHVQNITVEVTKSFVEYIKTQPIVFEVFGHYQKQPFPPLCKDLISPLRPSRRQFPRVMPLSKPVPATKLSTLTRSTAGPCHAKYDLMVFFEICELEANGDYIPAVVDHRGGMPCHGTFLLHQGIQRRITVTIAHETGNDIEWKEVKELVIGRIRNTPEADETIIDPNILSLNILSSGYFWPKHNDNVSLGVDHRTFYRFEAAWDSSMHNSLLLNRVTPYGEKIYITLSAYLEMENCTQPTVITKDFCMVFYSRDAKLPASRSIRNLFSTGCLRPSESNRVTGVYEVTLCHVADNGSPGMQRRRRRVLDTSVAYVRGEENLAGWRPRSDSLILDHQWELEKLSLLQEVEKTRHYLLLREKLEATLQAGQDALYKSSDISDFAKSPVLSHSPSSSPAPDSPNQRQRELAAKCLRLLMHTFNREYSQVSSSASESKLSEMSASLMRDSSSSGLSTLTPSSTCPSLVEGHYDIRHTEPSSGASTPDLDPYSPVDRKKALRGCTFVPDIQEIRVSPIVSKKGYLHFLEPHTSGWVKRYVVVRRPYVYLYRSERDSVERAVINLSSAKVEYSEDKQTLLRTPNTFAVCTEHRGILLQATNDKEMHDWLYAFNPLLAGTIRSKLSRRKSVQSAPSAQRM from the exons cctgaggaCATCAACTATGCGTCTCAGATGCAAGTCTACAAGGACATCGGAGAGGAAATGCTGCTTCATGCCTTTGAAGGCTACAATGTGTGCATTTTTGCATACGGCCAGACAGGAGCAGGCAAAAGCTACACCATGATGGGACGACAGGAGAAGGACCAGCAAGGAATCATACCTCTG ctgtGTGAGGACCTTTTCACCAAGATCAATGACAGCAATAATGACAACAGCATGTCTTACTCAGTGGAG GTGAGCTACATGGAGATCTACTGCGAGCGCGTGCGCGACCTGCTGAATCCCAAGAACAAAGGCAACCTGCGCGTCAGGGAGCACCCTCTGATGGGACCCTACGTCGAAGATCTGTCCAAGCTGGCCGTCACTTCATACAACGACATCCAGGACCTGATGGACTCCGGAAACAAGGCCAG gacCGTGGCTGCGACTAACATGAACGAGACCAGCAGCCGCTCCCACGCCGTCTTCAACATCATCTTCACGCAGAAGAAACACGACATGGAGACGGACAACACGTCAGAAAAG GTCAGCAAGATCAGTCTAGTGGACTTGGCTGGCAGCGAGAGAGCCGACTCAACCGGAGCTAAAGGAACCAGACTGAAG GAAGGAGCAAACATCAACAAATCTTTAACTACACTGGGGAAAGTTATTTCCGCTCTTGCTGAAGTG GACTCAGCACCGAACAAG aacaagaaaaagaagaaggtgGAGAGTTTCATCCCCTACAGAGATTCAGTTCTGACCTGGCTTCTGAGGGAGAACTTGG GAGGAAACTCTCGTACAGCCATGGTGGCCGCCCTCAGCCCTGCTGATATTAACTACGATGAGACCCTCAGCACTCTCCG GTACGCTGATCGTGCTAAGCAGATCCGCTGTAACGCTGTGATCAACGAGGACCCCAACAACCGTCTGGTGCGcgagctgaaggaggaggtggcTCGCCTCAAAGACCTGCTGTATGCACAGGGCCTGGGAGACATCATAGAGA ACCTGTGCGATTACAAGAACTTTGTGAATAATCGCCAGGCTGTCAATCAAAGGGGTGATCTCTCCACAGTGTCCAATGCCATGACAGGAATGAGTCCCTCCCCCTCGCTCTCGGCCCTGTCCAGTCGCGCCGGGTCCATCAGCAACCTCCACGACCGCATCTTCAGCCCGGCCAGTGAGGAGGCCATCGAGAGGCTCAAG gaaacagagaaaatcatcGCAGAGCTCAACGAGACATGGGAGGAGAAGCTGCGACGCACTGAGGCCATACGCATGGACAG AGAGGCCCTGCTGGCTGAGATGGGTGTTGCCATGAGAGAAGATGGAGGCACTGTAGGCGTCTTCTCCCCCAAAAAG ACCCCTCATCTGGTGAACCTGAACGAAGACCCGCTGATGTCGGAGTGTCTGCTGTACTACATCAAAGATGGCATCACCAA GGTCGGCCGTGAAAATGCCAAGACTCGCCAAGACATTGTTCTCAGCGGCCATTTTATCAAAGACGAACACTGCAccttcagcagcaccacaggCTCTCAGGGAGAAG GATGTGTCATCCTGGAGCCATGTGAGGGAGCAGAGACGTATGTCAATGGGAAGAGAGTGACATCTCCTATTATTCTGCGGTCTG GGAATCGCATCATCATGGGAAAGAGCCACGTGTTTCGCTTCAATGACCCGGAGCAGGCTCGTATGGAGCGAGAGAGGACGCCGTGCGCTGAGACGCCGGTGGAGCCCGTCGACTGGGCCTTCGCTCAGagggagctgctggagaaacaaGGCATCGACATGAAGCAGGAGATGGAGCAGAG GCTTCAGGAGCTTGAAGACCAGTACcgcaaagaaagagaagaagccAGTAACCTGCTGGAACAGCAGCGGCTG GACTATGAGAGTAAACTGGAAGCACTTCAGAAACAAGTGGACTCTCGTTACCTGGAGTCTCccgaagaagaggaagagccTGAAGAAGAAG TGCCATGGACAGCGCGTGAGACGGAGCTCGCTCTGTGGGCTTTCAGAAAGTGGCGTTTCTACCAGTTCACGTCTCTCAGGGATCTGCTCTGGGGCAACGCCATCTTCCTCAAAGAGGCCAATGCTATCAGTGTGGAGCTGAAGAAAAAG GTGCAGTTCCAGTTTGTCCTGTTGACAGACACTCTCTACTCTCCCCTTCCCCCCGATCTGCTGCCCCCCAGTGTGgccaaagagagggagagacgacCTTTCCCCCGAACCATTGTAGCCGTTGAAGTGCAAGATCAAAAGAATGGAGCCACACATTACTGGACTCTGGAGAAGCTCAG GCAGAGGCTGGACCTGATGAGAGAAATGTACGACCGTGCTGCAGAGCTCCCCAGCAGTGCTGTGGAGGACTGCGACCACGCTCTGACCGGCGGCGACCCCTTCTACGACCGCTTCCCCTGGTTCCGTCTGGTCGGCAG GGCTTTTGTGTACCTGAGTAACCTGCTGTACCCTGTGCCCCTGGTACATCGCGTGGCCATCGTCAGCGAGAAAGGAGAAGTGAAAGGCTTCCTCAGGGTGGCTGTGCAGGCCATCTCAG CTGATGAAGAGGCCCCAGATTATGGCTCTGGTGTGAGgcagtcaggcactgccaagatcTCCTTTGAAGACAAACAGTTTGAGAAG TTCCAGACTGAGTCATGTCCCGGTGGTCTCTCCCACTCCAACACCTCCCAGGAGGAGCTGCGAATcgtggagggagagggacagaactCTGAGATTGGAATCTCCGCCGATGAGGTCAACAACAACACCTGTCCAG CCTCCATGGAGCCTCCCCACAGCCCAGTGAAGACTTCCAGTCTGGGTCTGGATCTCCCTCTGGACCTCTCCCCGGAGAAGGCTCTGTCCCACCTGAAGATCGGCAGCACCTTCACCTTCAGAGTCACCGTCCTACAGGCCTCCAGCATCTCAGCCGAGTACGCCGACATCTTCTGCCAGTTCAA CTTCATCCACCGCCATGACGAAGCTTTCTCCACTGAGCCGCTGAAGAACACGGGCAGAGGGCCCCCGCTCGGCTTCTACCACGTTCAAAAT ATCACAGTGGAGGTGACAAAGTCCTTCGTGGAGTACATCAAGACTCAGCCCATCGTCTTCGAGGTGTTTGGTCACTATCAGAAGCAGCCCTTCCCTCCGCTCTGCAAAGACCTGATCAG tCCACTGAGACCTTCCAGGAGGCAGTTCCCCAGAGTGATGCCTTTATCCAAACCAG TGCCGGCCACAAAGCTCAGCACTCTGACTCGCTCCACCGCAGGACCCTGTCACGCCAAATACGACCTCATGGTCTTCTTTGAGATCTGCGAGCTGGAGGCTAATGGAGA CTACATCCCAGCTGTTGTTGACCACAGAGGCGGAATGCCCTGCCACGGGACGTTCCTCTTACATCAG GGCATTCAGAGGAGGATCACAGTCACCATCGCTCATGAAACAGGGAATGATATTGAGTGGAAAGAGGTGAAGGAGCTGGTTATTG GTCGTATTCGAAACACGCCAGAGGCCGATGAGACCATCATAGACCCAAACATCCTCTCCCTCAACATCCTGTCTTCTGGATACTTCTGGCCGAAACACAACGACAA CGTCTCCTTGGGAGTTGATCATAG AACTTTCTACCGATTTGAGGCAGCATGGGACAGCTCCATGCACAACTCTCTGCTTCTGAACAGAGTCACTCCCTATGGGGAGAAGATCTACATCACCCTCTCTGCTTATCTAGAG ATGGAGAACTGCACTCAGCCGACAGTGATCACCAAAGATTTCTGCATGGTGTTTTATTCACGTGACGCAAAGCTTCCAGCCTCTCGCTCCATCAGAAACCTCTTCAGCACCGGATGCCTCCGGCCTTCTGAGAG TAACCGTGTCACTGGAGTCTATGAAGTCACCCTCTGCCATGTGGCCGACAATGGAAGTCCAG GCATGCAGCGTCGTCGCAGGCGCGTGCTGGACACCTCGGTGGCATACGTGCGAGGAGAGGAGAACCTGGCTGGGTGGAGGCCTCGCAGTGACAGCCTGATCCTGGACCACCAGTGGGAGCTGGAGAAACTCAGTTTACTGCAGGAG GTGGAGAAGACcaggcactacctgctgctgaGGGAGAAGCTGGAGGCGACTCTGCAGGCGGGACAGGATGCGCTCTACAAGAGCAGCGACATCAGCGATTTTGCAAAGAGCCCCGTCCTCAGCCACAGTCCCAGCAGCAGCCCTGCCCCCGACAGCCCCAACCAGAGGCAGAGGGAGCTGGCTGCCAAG TGTCTGCGTCTGCTGATGCACACCTTCAACAGGGAGTACAGCCAGGTGAGCAGCAGTGCCAGTGAGAGCAAG ctttCTGAGATGTCTGCGTCGCTAATGAGAGACTCCTCCTCGTCTGGACTGAGCACGCTCACTCCATCCTCCACCTGCCCCTCACTGGTCGAGGGGCATTATGACATTAG ACACACTGAACCCAGTTCAGGAGCTTCCACACCAGATCTGGACCCGTACAGCCCAGTGGACAGAAAGAAAGCTCTCAGAGGATGCACCTTCGTTCCTGACATACAGGAGATTCGTGTCAG CCCCATTGTGTCAAAGAAAGGCTACCTGCACTTCCTGGAGCCCCACACCAGCGGCTGGGTGAAGCGTTACGTGGTGGTGCGCCGGCCCTACGTTTACCTGTACCGCAGCGAGAGGGACAGCGTGGAGAGAGCCGTCATCAACCTGTCGTCTGCGAAGGTGGAATACAGCGAAGACAAACAGACCTTACTGCGG ACTCCCAACACGTTTGCTGTTTGCACTGAGCATCGTGGGATTCTGCTGCAGGCCACCAATGACAAAGAGATGCACGACTGGCTGTATGCTTTTAACCCTCTTTTAGCCGGCACCATCAG GTCAAAGCTCTCCCGGAGAAAGTCGGTCCAGTCGGCTCCATCTGCTCAGAGGATGTGA
- the kif1ab gene encoding kinesin-like protein KIF1A isoform X3 gives MAGASVKVAVRVRPFNSREMSKESKCIIQMSGNTTTILNPKQPKENKSFNFDYSYWSHTTPEDINYASQMQVYKDIGEEMLLHAFEGYNVCIFAYGQTGAGKSYTMMGRQEKDQQGIIPLLCEDLFTKINDSNNDNSMSYSVEVSYMEIYCERVRDLLNPKNKGNLRVREHPLMGPYVEDLSKLAVTSYNDIQDLMDSGNKARTVAATNMNETSSRSHAVFNIIFTQKKHDMETDNTSEKVSKISLVDLAGSERADSTGAKGTRLKEGANINKSLTTLGKVISALAEVDSAPNKNKKKKKVESFIPYRDSVLTWLLRENLGGNSRTAMVAALSPADINYDETLSTLRYADRAKQIRCNAVINEDPNNRLVRELKEEVARLKDLLYAQGLGDIIETYRCTGPVITGLKYLCDYKNFVNNRQAVNQRGDLSTVSNAMTGMSPSPSLSALSSRAGSISNLHDRIFSPASEEAIERLKETEKIIAELNETWEEKLRRTEAIRMDREALLAEMGVAMREDGGTVGVFSPKKTPHLVNLNEDPLMSECLLYYIKDGITKVGRENAKTRQDIVLSGHFIKDEHCTFSSTTGSQGEGCVILEPCEGAETYVNGKRVTSPIILRSGNRIIMGKSHVFRFNDPEQARMERERTPCAETPVEPVDWAFAQRELLEKQGIDMKQEMEQRLQELEDQYRKEREEASNLLEQQRLDYESKLEALQKQVDSRYLESPEEEEEPEEEVPWTARETELALWAFRKWRFYQFTSLRDLLWGNAIFLKEANAISVELKKKVQFQFVLLTDTLYSPLPPDLLPPSVAKERERRPFPRTIVAVEVQDQKNGATHYWTLEKLRQRLDLMREMYDRAAELPSSAVEDCDHALTGGDPFYDRFPWFRLVGRAFVYLSNLLYPVPLVHRVAIVSEKGEVKGFLRVAVQAISADEEAPDYGSGVRQSGTAKISFEDKQFEKFQTESCPGGLSHSNTSQEELRIVEGEGQNSEIGISADEVNNNTCPASMEPPHSPVKTSSLGLDLPLDLSPEKALSHLKIGSTFTFRVTVLQASSISAEYADIFCQFNFIHRHDEAFSTEPLKNTGRGPPLGFYHVQNITVEVTKSFVEYIKTQPIVFEVFGHYQKQPFPPLCKDLISPLRPSRRQFPRVMPLSKPVPATKLSTLTRSTAGPCHAKYDLMVFFEICELEANGDYIPAVVDHRGGMPCHGTFLLHQGIQRRITVTIAHETGNDIEWKEVKELVIGRIRNTPEADETIIDPNILSLNILSSGYFWPKHNDNVSLGVDHRTFYRFEAAWDSSMHNSLLLNRVTPYGEKIYITLSAYLEMENCTQPTVITKDFCMVFYSRDAKLPASRSIRNLFSTGCLRPSESNRVTGVYEVTLCHVADNGSPGMQRRRRRVLDTSVAYVRGEENLAGWRPRSDSLILDHQWELEKLSLLQEVEKTRHYLLLREKLEATLQAGQDALYKSSDISDFAKSPVLSHSPSSSPAPDSPNQRQRELAAKCLRLLMHTFNREYSQVSSSASESKLSEMSASLMRDSSSSGLSTLTPSSTCPSLVEGHYDIRHTEPSSGASTPDLDPYSPVDRKKALRGCTFVPDIQEIRVSPIVSKKGYLHFLEPHTSGWVKRYVVVRRPYVYLYRSERDSVERAVINLSSAKVEYSEDKQTLLRTPNTFAVCTEHRGILLQATNDKEMHDWLYAFNPLLAGTIRSKLSRRKSVQSAPSAQRM, from the exons cctgaggaCATCAACTATGCGTCTCAGATGCAAGTCTACAAGGACATCGGAGAGGAAATGCTGCTTCATGCCTTTGAAGGCTACAATGTGTGCATTTTTGCATACGGCCAGACAGGAGCAGGCAAAAGCTACACCATGATGGGACGACAGGAGAAGGACCAGCAAGGAATCATACCTCTG ctgtGTGAGGACCTTTTCACCAAGATCAATGACAGCAATAATGACAACAGCATGTCTTACTCAGTGGAG GTGAGCTACATGGAGATCTACTGCGAGCGCGTGCGCGACCTGCTGAATCCCAAGAACAAAGGCAACCTGCGCGTCAGGGAGCACCCTCTGATGGGACCCTACGTCGAAGATCTGTCCAAGCTGGCCGTCACTTCATACAACGACATCCAGGACCTGATGGACTCCGGAAACAAGGCCAG gacCGTGGCTGCGACTAACATGAACGAGACCAGCAGCCGCTCCCACGCCGTCTTCAACATCATCTTCACGCAGAAGAAACACGACATGGAGACGGACAACACGTCAGAAAAG GTCAGCAAGATCAGTCTAGTGGACTTGGCTGGCAGCGAGAGAGCCGACTCAACCGGAGCTAAAGGAACCAGACTGAAG GAAGGAGCAAACATCAACAAATCTTTAACTACACTGGGGAAAGTTATTTCCGCTCTTGCTGAAGTG GACTCAGCACCGAACAAG aacaagaaaaagaagaaggtgGAGAGTTTCATCCCCTACAGAGATTCAGTTCTGACCTGGCTTCTGAGGGAGAACTTGG GAGGAAACTCTCGTACAGCCATGGTGGCCGCCCTCAGCCCTGCTGATATTAACTACGATGAGACCCTCAGCACTCTCCG GTACGCTGATCGTGCTAAGCAGATCCGCTGTAACGCTGTGATCAACGAGGACCCCAACAACCGTCTGGTGCGcgagctgaaggaggaggtggcTCGCCTCAAAGACCTGCTGTATGCACAGGGCCTGGGAGACATCATAGAGA CGTATCGCTGCACCGGCCCCGTCATCACTGGTTTGAAAT ACCTGTGCGATTACAAGAACTTTGTGAATAATCGCCAGGCTGTCAATCAAAGGGGTGATCTCTCCACAGTGTCCAATGCCATGACAGGAATGAGTCCCTCCCCCTCGCTCTCGGCCCTGTCCAGTCGCGCCGGGTCCATCAGCAACCTCCACGACCGCATCTTCAGCCCGGCCAGTGAGGAGGCCATCGAGAGGCTCAAG gaaacagagaaaatcatcGCAGAGCTCAACGAGACATGGGAGGAGAAGCTGCGACGCACTGAGGCCATACGCATGGACAG AGAGGCCCTGCTGGCTGAGATGGGTGTTGCCATGAGAGAAGATGGAGGCACTGTAGGCGTCTTCTCCCCCAAAAAG ACCCCTCATCTGGTGAACCTGAACGAAGACCCGCTGATGTCGGAGTGTCTGCTGTACTACATCAAAGATGGCATCACCAA GGTCGGCCGTGAAAATGCCAAGACTCGCCAAGACATTGTTCTCAGCGGCCATTTTATCAAAGACGAACACTGCAccttcagcagcaccacaggCTCTCAGGGAGAAG GATGTGTCATCCTGGAGCCATGTGAGGGAGCAGAGACGTATGTCAATGGGAAGAGAGTGACATCTCCTATTATTCTGCGGTCTG GGAATCGCATCATCATGGGAAAGAGCCACGTGTTTCGCTTCAATGACCCGGAGCAGGCTCGTATGGAGCGAGAGAGGACGCCGTGCGCTGAGACGCCGGTGGAGCCCGTCGACTGGGCCTTCGCTCAGagggagctgctggagaaacaaGGCATCGACATGAAGCAGGAGATGGAGCAGAG GCTTCAGGAGCTTGAAGACCAGTACcgcaaagaaagagaagaagccAGTAACCTGCTGGAACAGCAGCGGCTG GACTATGAGAGTAAACTGGAAGCACTTCAGAAACAAGTGGACTCTCGTTACCTGGAGTCTCccgaagaagaggaagagccTGAAGAAGAAG TGCCATGGACAGCGCGTGAGACGGAGCTCGCTCTGTGGGCTTTCAGAAAGTGGCGTTTCTACCAGTTCACGTCTCTCAGGGATCTGCTCTGGGGCAACGCCATCTTCCTCAAAGAGGCCAATGCTATCAGTGTGGAGCTGAAGAAAAAG GTGCAGTTCCAGTTTGTCCTGTTGACAGACACTCTCTACTCTCCCCTTCCCCCCGATCTGCTGCCCCCCAGTGTGgccaaagagagggagagacgacCTTTCCCCCGAACCATTGTAGCCGTTGAAGTGCAAGATCAAAAGAATGGAGCCACACATTACTGGACTCTGGAGAAGCTCAG GCAGAGGCTGGACCTGATGAGAGAAATGTACGACCGTGCTGCAGAGCTCCCCAGCAGTGCTGTGGAGGACTGCGACCACGCTCTGACCGGCGGCGACCCCTTCTACGACCGCTTCCCCTGGTTCCGTCTGGTCGGCAG GGCTTTTGTGTACCTGAGTAACCTGCTGTACCCTGTGCCCCTGGTACATCGCGTGGCCATCGTCAGCGAGAAAGGAGAAGTGAAAGGCTTCCTCAGGGTGGCTGTGCAGGCCATCTCAG CTGATGAAGAGGCCCCAGATTATGGCTCTGGTGTGAGgcagtcaggcactgccaagatcTCCTTTGAAGACAAACAGTTTGAGAAG TTCCAGACTGAGTCATGTCCCGGTGGTCTCTCCCACTCCAACACCTCCCAGGAGGAGCTGCGAATcgtggagggagagggacagaactCTGAGATTGGAATCTCCGCCGATGAGGTCAACAACAACACCTGTCCAG CCTCCATGGAGCCTCCCCACAGCCCAGTGAAGACTTCCAGTCTGGGTCTGGATCTCCCTCTGGACCTCTCCCCGGAGAAGGCTCTGTCCCACCTGAAGATCGGCAGCACCTTCACCTTCAGAGTCACCGTCCTACAGGCCTCCAGCATCTCAGCCGAGTACGCCGACATCTTCTGCCAGTTCAA CTTCATCCACCGCCATGACGAAGCTTTCTCCACTGAGCCGCTGAAGAACACGGGCAGAGGGCCCCCGCTCGGCTTCTACCACGTTCAAAAT ATCACAGTGGAGGTGACAAAGTCCTTCGTGGAGTACATCAAGACTCAGCCCATCGTCTTCGAGGTGTTTGGTCACTATCAGAAGCAGCCCTTCCCTCCGCTCTGCAAAGACCTGATCAG tCCACTGAGACCTTCCAGGAGGCAGTTCCCCAGAGTGATGCCTTTATCCAAACCAG TGCCGGCCACAAAGCTCAGCACTCTGACTCGCTCCACCGCAGGACCCTGTCACGCCAAATACGACCTCATGGTCTTCTTTGAGATCTGCGAGCTGGAGGCTAATGGAGA CTACATCCCAGCTGTTGTTGACCACAGAGGCGGAATGCCCTGCCACGGGACGTTCCTCTTACATCAG GGCATTCAGAGGAGGATCACAGTCACCATCGCTCATGAAACAGGGAATGATATTGAGTGGAAAGAGGTGAAGGAGCTGGTTATTG GTCGTATTCGAAACACGCCAGAGGCCGATGAGACCATCATAGACCCAAACATCCTCTCCCTCAACATCCTGTCTTCTGGATACTTCTGGCCGAAACACAACGACAA CGTCTCCTTGGGAGTTGATCATAG AACTTTCTACCGATTTGAGGCAGCATGGGACAGCTCCATGCACAACTCTCTGCTTCTGAACAGAGTCACTCCCTATGGGGAGAAGATCTACATCACCCTCTCTGCTTATCTAGAG ATGGAGAACTGCACTCAGCCGACAGTGATCACCAAAGATTTCTGCATGGTGTTTTATTCACGTGACGCAAAGCTTCCAGCCTCTCGCTCCATCAGAAACCTCTTCAGCACCGGATGCCTCCGGCCTTCTGAGAG TAACCGTGTCACTGGAGTCTATGAAGTCACCCTCTGCCATGTGGCCGACAATGGAAGTCCAG GCATGCAGCGTCGTCGCAGGCGCGTGCTGGACACCTCGGTGGCATACGTGCGAGGAGAGGAGAACCTGGCTGGGTGGAGGCCTCGCAGTGACAGCCTGATCCTGGACCACCAGTGGGAGCTGGAGAAACTCAGTTTACTGCAGGAG GTGGAGAAGACcaggcactacctgctgctgaGGGAGAAGCTGGAGGCGACTCTGCAGGCGGGACAGGATGCGCTCTACAAGAGCAGCGACATCAGCGATTTTGCAAAGAGCCCCGTCCTCAGCCACAGTCCCAGCAGCAGCCCTGCCCCCGACAGCCCCAACCAGAGGCAGAGGGAGCTGGCTGCCAAG TGTCTGCGTCTGCTGATGCACACCTTCAACAGGGAGTACAGCCAGGTGAGCAGCAGTGCCAGTGAGAGCAAG ctttCTGAGATGTCTGCGTCGCTAATGAGAGACTCCTCCTCGTCTGGACTGAGCACGCTCACTCCATCCTCCACCTGCCCCTCACTGGTCGAGGGGCATTATGACATTAG ACACACTGAACCCAGTTCAGGAGCTTCCACACCAGATCTGGACCCGTACAGCCCAGTGGACAGAAAGAAAGCTCTCAGAGGATGCACCTTCGTTCCTGACATACAGGAGATTCGTGTCAG CCCCATTGTGTCAAAGAAAGGCTACCTGCACTTCCTGGAGCCCCACACCAGCGGCTGGGTGAAGCGTTACGTGGTGGTGCGCCGGCCCTACGTTTACCTGTACCGCAGCGAGAGGGACAGCGTGGAGAGAGCCGTCATCAACCTGTCGTCTGCGAAGGTGGAATACAGCGAAGACAAACAGACCTTACTGCGG ACTCCCAACACGTTTGCTGTTTGCACTGAGCATCGTGGGATTCTGCTGCAGGCCACCAATGACAAAGAGATGCACGACTGGCTGTATGCTTTTAACCCTCTTTTAGCCGGCACCATCAG GTCAAAGCTCTCCCGGAGAAAGTCGGTCCAGTCGGCTCCATCTGCTCAGAGGATGTGA